The following are encoded in a window of Butyrivibrio sp. AE3004 genomic DNA:
- a CDS encoding sensor histidine kinase has product MRNNKKTIKNKFFLSVYLIVLITTLFVDTIVYFIYKKDIENKIGDYGQQAIDNMAVNISKNILQMEENITYKINDTALFYPNKVKDGLINSNVEIKAFTALVGSNDIDVKTCYVERTDGTIAFWSGGNETYEAYKDLMVWKGIDEIKSLPTQNRGTMLWRRFSDRPDSIFLIKNVIDVDSLQKQAFLCLEIDDKYFETLCKSDFMPFIVRDENDVILYATDSIKDPADNKAVQKKYITMNAPISKKRWNLTGLVERDESLANLNHLLAIITLFEVVLLVFSVVIASKVADNITTNIRTLIAGMKRLENGEDVEEINPITGDETEYLVQTFNDLNQRLKDTVAEVTEKQVQKERAEYHSLVTQLNPHFLYNTLESMSAMAKLNGQQEIVDTIGALSKILRVSLTDTDGTVTLKSEIDYINQYLKLEKLVTGGKVDWEIDCDENTLMMEVPKLILQPIVENSIVHGFKDKKEDAMIAIHAEAKEKLIIEVSDNGCGMFQDEVDKAINSEVETVNPAEGRKHIGIGSIKKRLKYMYGFDAVISIDSVPEIGTTIKIEIPLGEANV; this is encoded by the coding sequence TTGCGAAACAACAAAAAGACTATAAAAAATAAATTCTTTCTTTCAGTCTATCTTATTGTTCTGATAACCACACTTTTTGTGGATACCATCGTTTATTTTATATACAAAAAGGATATCGAGAATAAAATTGGCGATTATGGTCAGCAGGCAATAGACAATATGGCAGTCAACATATCTAAGAATATTCTTCAGATGGAAGAAAATATAACTTATAAAATTAACGATACCGCATTGTTTTATCCTAATAAGGTAAAAGACGGGCTTATCAATAGCAACGTTGAGATCAAAGCCTTTACTGCGCTTGTTGGCAGCAATGATATAGATGTGAAGACTTGTTATGTAGAAAGGACAGACGGAACTATTGCTTTTTGGAGCGGAGGAAATGAAACCTACGAGGCATATAAAGACCTTATGGTGTGGAAGGGAATTGATGAGATAAAGAGCCTGCCTACTCAGAATCGCGGAACTATGCTGTGGAGAAGGTTTAGTGATAGACCAGACAGCATATTTTTGATTAAAAATGTAATCGATGTAGACTCATTACAGAAGCAAGCTTTTCTTTGTCTTGAAATAGATGACAAATATTTCGAAACGCTGTGTAAGAGTGACTTCATGCCGTTTATTGTAAGGGATGAGAATGATGTCATACTCTATGCAACCGACTCGATTAAGGATCCCGCAGACAACAAAGCTGTGCAAAAAAAGTATATTACTATGAATGCACCTATTTCAAAAAAAAGGTGGAATCTTACCGGATTGGTGGAACGTGATGAATCTCTTGCCAATTTAAATCATCTGCTTGCAATCATTACATTGTTTGAGGTTGTATTGCTAGTTTTTAGTGTCGTTATTGCGTCTAAAGTAGCTGATAATATAACAACAAATATAAGAACACTAATTGCAGGAATGAAGCGCTTAGAGAACGGAGAAGACGTTGAAGAGATAAACCCCATCACCGGGGATGAAACGGAGTACCTTGTACAAACATTTAATGATTTAAATCAAAGACTAAAAGATACTGTCGCAGAGGTTACTGAGAAACAGGTGCAAAAAGAAAGAGCAGAGTACCATTCTCTGGTTACCCAGCTAAACCCGCATTTCCTTTATAATACATTAGAGTCTATGAGTGCTATGGCAAAGCTAAATGGACAACAGGAAATAGTTGACACTATCGGCGCTCTATCAAAAATACTAAGAGTAAGTCTTACTGATACAGATGGAACCGTAACACTCAAGTCAGAGATAGATTACATAAACCAGTACTTAAAGCTTGAAAAGCTGGTTACTGGTGGCAAGGTTGATTGGGAAATAGACTGTGATGAAAATACTCTTATGATGGAAGTTCCTAAGCTTATACTGCAGCCAATTGTAGAAAACAGTATAGTTCATGGCTTCAAGGATAAAAAGGAAGATGCGATGATTGCAATACATGCTGAGGCTAAGGAAAAGTTGATCATTGAGGTCTCTGATAATGGTTGTGGTATGTTTCAAGATGAAGTAGATAAAGCTATAAACAGTGAAGTCGAAACTGTTAATCCTGCAGAGGGTAGGAAGCATATTGGAATCGGTTCAATTAAAAAGCGTCTTAAGTATATGTATGGTTTTGATGCGGTGATCAGTATAGATTCAGTACCTGAAATTGGTACTACAATAAAAATAGAAATACCTTTGGGAGAAGCAAATGTATAA
- a CDS encoding tyrosine-type recombinase/integrase, producing the protein MNKQTTFLEMLEFWLSGYLPDEEGKRFNTIKFYRDSWRLMIQFMYEQKSIPADKITFSSLDYEMISDFLQWLQKERRVCASTRNTRLAAITKFSEYAQNRNFSAASCFRSACIKFPYKKLCDAKERSYFTQEETQKILALPDVKDQTGYRDQVILSVMYASGMRADELCNLTVGDINFPEDGRASILIHGKGGKSRRIKISTVPSGMLKKYIAHRKISNRPDRHVFSTQRNEQMSVSALEEIFSKYVSRAKEQNDGLFLEKNYTPHSMRHTTAVHMVEAGIPLIVIKQFLGHSSLTSTEVYAKLSQSKVNERLKDWDEKYWNDILIDSLNKESVDQSKTNIPDFLK; encoded by the coding sequence ATGAACAAGCAAACCACTTTCCTCGAAATGCTTGAGTTCTGGCTATCAGGTTATCTTCCGGACGAAGAGGGCAAGCGCTTCAATACCATTAAGTTCTATCGCGATAGTTGGAGACTAATGATCCAGTTTATGTATGAACAGAAATCCATCCCTGCAGATAAGATTACTTTTTCGTCACTTGATTATGAGATGATTTCTGATTTTTTGCAATGGTTACAAAAAGAGCGTAGAGTATGTGCATCAACAAGAAATACAAGATTGGCAGCCATAACAAAATTTTCTGAATATGCCCAGAATAGAAATTTTAGTGCAGCATCTTGTTTCCGTTCAGCATGTATTAAATTTCCCTACAAAAAGTTATGTGATGCTAAGGAACGATCATACTTTACTCAGGAGGAGACTCAAAAAATTCTTGCACTCCCAGATGTCAAGGATCAAACAGGTTACAGAGACCAAGTTATTCTTTCTGTAATGTATGCAAGCGGAATGAGAGCAGATGAATTATGCAACTTGACTGTAGGAGATATAAATTTTCCTGAGGATGGCAGGGCTTCCATTCTTATACATGGCAAAGGTGGAAAAAGTCGGAGGATAAAGATTTCCACAGTACCGTCTGGCATGCTAAAAAAATACATTGCACATCGAAAAATATCAAACCGGCCTGACAGACATGTGTTTTCTACACAGCGAAATGAGCAGATGAGCGTGAGTGCCCTTGAAGAAATATTCTCCAAATATGTGTCACGTGCCAAAGAACAAAACGATGGCCTCTTTCTGGAAAAGAATTATACGCCTCACTCAATGAGACATACAACTGCTGTCCACATGGTAGAAGCAGGCATACCGCTTATTGTTATAAAACAGTTTCTTGGTCACAGCAGTCTGACTTCGACCGAGGTGTACGCAAAACTAAGCCAGTCTAAAGTGAACGAGAGGCTTAAGGACTGGGATGAAAAATACTGGAATGATATCTTAATTGACTCATTAAATAAAGAATCCGTCGATCAAAGCAAGACTAATATTCCGGATTTTTTGAAATAG
- a CDS encoding ABC transporter substrate-binding protein has protein sequence MKRRLLSLMLSTVMGSMLLAGCGSTPVDTTDQGAGTAVTEVADTQTATAEAPQSGELSGELNIVHYLSEPQKIAALDEMVTGFEAENPGVNVNLESTTLENYQDVLKLKFSTGDVPDVVFGGPKTYSTFVTAGNIEDLTGKEFVSRVQQNTLQNVEIDGKVYGIPLDVLANAVLYNKDIFNEVGLEVPTTYSEFIDCCKKLEDAGYVGCTAGYQDGISVGANFYTIFYGAPYSKMAQFEDEMLAGSKSASDYPELAKSLTQWREIMEYQNEDQRSINTDRAEQMFANGEAGMLIIGTWGIGAVMNYNPDGNYGAFMYPSEDNAADNLIPISAGDCWMMVKDSPNHDIAEAFFEYMTRPETNAKWCATTQEITILNDVQMTDVPDAMKDCADIISSGKVCNYTAGTIFSGQHFSSWGETLLEFAVTPDMTNEQFCETLDNKFSAANK, from the coding sequence ATGAAAAGACGATTGTTAAGTTTAATGCTTAGTACAGTAATGGGCAGTATGCTTTTGGCAGGATGTGGGAGCACGCCTGTTGATACAACTGATCAAGGTGCAGGAACGGCTGTGACTGAAGTGGCAGATACACAGACAGCAACTGCTGAGGCTCCGCAAAGTGGCGAATTGTCTGGAGAATTAAACATAGTTCATTATCTGTCTGAACCTCAGAAGATTGCAGCTCTTGATGAAATGGTGACCGGCTTCGAAGCAGAGAACCCTGGAGTTAATGTGAACCTTGAATCTACAACGCTGGAAAACTATCAGGATGTTTTAAAGCTTAAGTTTTCTACTGGAGATGTTCCTGACGTTGTATTCGGTGGGCCCAAGACATATTCTACGTTTGTAACTGCAGGAAATATTGAAGATCTTACTGGTAAAGAATTCGTAAGCCGTGTACAGCAGAACACACTTCAAAATGTAGAAATTGATGGAAAGGTATATGGAATACCTCTCGATGTACTTGCGAATGCCGTTCTTTACAACAAAGATATTTTCAATGAGGTTGGACTTGAAGTACCTACTACCTATTCAGAGTTTATCGATTGTTGTAAAAAGCTTGAAGATGCTGGGTATGTTGGATGTACTGCAGGTTATCAGGACGGAATATCAGTAGGTGCTAATTTCTATACAATATTCTATGGGGCACCATACTCAAAAATGGCTCAGTTTGAAGATGAGATGCTCGCTGGAAGCAAGTCAGCGTCAGACTACCCTGAACTTGCAAAGTCACTTACACAATGGCGAGAGATCATGGAATATCAAAACGAAGACCAGAGATCAATCAACACCGATCGTGCAGAGCAGATGTTCGCTAATGGTGAGGCAGGAATGCTTATCATTGGAACCTGGGGAATTGGTGCAGTTATGAACTATAATCCTGATGGAAATTATGGTGCATTTATGTATCCTTCTGAAGACAACGCAGCAGATAATCTGATACCGATATCGGCTGGCGATTGCTGGATGATGGTTAAGGATTCTCCAAATCATGATATAGCTGAAGCTTTCTTTGAATATATGACCAGACCAGAGACAAATGCTAAATGGTGTGCGACAACCCAGGAAATAACGATTCTTAATGATGTTCAGATGACAGATGTTCCTGATGCAATGAAAGATTGCGCAGACATCATTTCTAGCGGTAAAGTTTGTAACTATACTGCAGGAACAATATTCTCAGGCCAGCACTTCTCATCATGGGGTGAGACACTTCTCGAGTTTGCAGTAACTCCGGATATGACTAATGAACAGTTCTGTGAAACTCTCGATAATAAGTTTTCCGCAGCTAATAAATGA
- a CDS encoding carbohydrate ABC transporter permease codes for MTKNNRFGMDMMRGLVLTIISITILAPFYVAFCYAFKSRTEFARTKLAFPTSIYLKNFLEAIQVPNYFTAFRNSIIVAAFMVFTVMVVSSTCAYIIVRKKNKFYDAFYYIFQFVILIPFQTLMFPLYRELNAIHALNTLWGLVLTQVGMNVGYVVFLYAGFVKGIPISLEEAAMLDGCNKYQTFFKVVFPLLKPINMTVFVLSFLNSWNDFGMSMIICQKKEVRTIPMMQYTFFGEYSSNVSVAFAGAILAMIPTVVVYFLAQKYIVEGMTAGAVKS; via the coding sequence ATGACGAAAAATAACAGATTTGGGATGGATATGATGAGAGGTCTGGTTCTGACCATTATCTCGATAACCATATTGGCACCGTTTTATGTGGCTTTTTGTTATGCTTTTAAGTCAAGAACTGAGTTTGCCAGAACGAAGCTCGCATTCCCTACATCGATATATTTAAAGAATTTTTTAGAGGCTATCCAAGTTCCTAACTACTTTACAGCATTTAGAAACAGCATTATAGTCGCAGCGTTCATGGTATTTACTGTAATGGTTGTGTCATCGACATGTGCCTATATTATAGTAAGAAAAAAGAACAAATTTTACGACGCTTTTTACTATATTTTTCAATTTGTTATTCTTATACCATTTCAAACTCTTATGTTTCCATTATATAGAGAGCTTAATGCTATTCATGCACTTAATACTCTTTGGGGGCTTGTGCTTACGCAGGTGGGAATGAATGTTGGATATGTGGTGTTTCTTTATGCAGGGTTTGTTAAAGGCATACCTATTTCGCTCGAAGAAGCAGCAATGCTTGACGGATGTAATAAGTATCAGACGTTCTTTAAAGTTGTATTTCCGCTTTTGAAACCGATAAATATGACAGTTTTTGTATTATCTTTCTTGAACTCCTGGAATGATTTTGGCATGTCCATGATAATATGCCAAAAGAAGGAAGTAAGAACCATTCCGATGATGCAATATACTTTCTTTGGAGAGTATTCATCAAATGTGAGTGTTGCCTTTGCTGGAGCTATACTTGCTATGATACCTACAGTGGTAGTATATTTTTTGGCACAGAAATACATTGTTGAAGGAATGACTGCGGGTGCAGTCAAGAGTTGA
- a CDS encoding S41 family peptidase gives MKKRVAGCFLCVALVLGGCSNQEATEQSVVSLLESSSIETSDEESKVKYADDYEYLWGMLENSYPYLVYIDENIVNTKDLHDRYEVELTSIDKDADFANMIQRLFGEMEHFAHLEVITPEVYKALYSTFVLDEELSTNEYAAPTAELLKDPKLSDIYTVPQSYEEYAEREKSDELTAVYVNYYDDCNALYMRLPSFEHALVKRDKDIVYNALEQYPDTEHIIFDISANHGGDNTYWVDNIVAPFGGDHEFKLRAFYKSADSADPDVELLPTSELVDAPEWAANLGLNHYCNNNWSILEDNFDGKRIQGNYEFWVLTGPNTFSAAERFACFCKSTGWATLVGDKTSGDGLGRVAFTMLPDSGLLIQFNSAAGENPDGSINAVSGTAPDVSCNEKKHSVAPLSRCLELIRGQ, from the coding sequence ATGAAAAAAAGAGTTGCTGGGTGTTTTCTTTGTGTTGCGCTTGTATTGGGGGGATGCTCAAATCAAGAGGCTACCGAGCAAAGTGTAGTATCTCTGCTAGAGAGTTCTTCAATAGAAACATCTGACGAAGAGAGCAAAGTAAAGTATGCAGATGACTATGAGTATCTGTGGGGGATGTTGGAAAACAGCTATCCTTACTTGGTTTATATTGATGAGAACATTGTTAATACCAAGGATTTACATGACAGATATGAGGTGGAATTGACTTCTATAGATAAAGATGCGGATTTTGCGAATATGATTCAGCGGTTGTTCGGAGAAATGGAGCATTTTGCTCATCTGGAAGTAATAACTCCCGAGGTATATAAGGCATTATATAGCACTTTTGTTTTGGACGAAGAGCTTTCAACAAACGAATACGCGGCTCCGACTGCTGAGCTTTTAAAAGATCCGAAATTATCAGACATATATACTGTACCGCAGAGTTATGAAGAGTATGCAGAGCGTGAAAAATCAGATGAGCTCACGGCAGTTTATGTGAATTATTATGATGATTGCAATGCATTATACATGAGGTTACCATCTTTTGAGCATGCACTGGTAAAGCGGGATAAGGATATAGTATACAATGCTCTGGAACAATACCCGGATACGGAACACATCATTTTTGATATTTCCGCTAATCACGGAGGAGACAACACTTATTGGGTGGATAATATAGTTGCACCGTTTGGTGGTGATCATGAGTTTAAATTGCGTGCTTTCTATAAATCAGCTGATTCTGCAGATCCTGATGTAGAATTATTACCCACATCAGAACTTGTAGATGCTCCGGAGTGGGCAGCAAATCTGGGATTGAATCATTATTGCAACAATAACTGGTCCATATTGGAAGATAATTTTGATGGAAAAAGAATTCAGGGAAATTATGAGTTCTGGGTGTTAACCGGACCGAATACTTTTTCAGCAGCAGAAAGATTTGCCTGCTTCTGTAAATCTACCGGCTGGGCAACACTGGTCGGAGACAAGACAAGTGGTGATGGCCTTGGGAGAGTAGCATTTACAATGTTACCGGACTCAGGACTTCTAATTCAGTTTAATAGTGCAGCAGGAGAGAATCCTGACGGATCGATTAACGCTGTTTCCGGTACAGCACCCGATGTCAGCTGTAATGAGAAGAAGCATTCAGTAGCGCCATTGAGCCGCTGCCTGGAATTAATAAGGGGACAATAG
- a CDS encoding DUF3237 family protein, translating into MVEKNYLFKIDVTLDEINEVRGGHASACMILFHGRMDSNFFHGEILPGGVDTQIVSGEGRKNLSARYIIRGIDAKGDTCNIFVENNGSVNGDNEIITKPRFITDSPLLKWLEEDVYIGKIYGKSEIEIEIRIYRE; encoded by the coding sequence ATGGTAGAAAAGAATTACCTTTTTAAGATAGATGTCACGCTTGATGAAATCAATGAAGTTAGAGGTGGGCATGCAAGCGCTTGCATGATACTTTTTCATGGAAGAATGGATTCGAATTTTTTCCATGGGGAAATATTGCCGGGAGGAGTTGATACTCAGATTGTGAGTGGTGAAGGAAGAAAAAACCTTTCAGCAAGATATATCATAAGAGGCATTGATGCAAAGGGTGATACTTGCAATATCTTTGTGGAAAACAACGGATCTGTAAACGGAGATAATGAGATTATTACAAAGCCAAGGTTTATTACAGACAGCCCTTTGCTTAAATGGCTGGAAGAGGATGTGTATATCGGAAAAATATATGGAAAATCTGAAATAGAAATAGAGATACGAATATATAGGGAATAA
- a CDS encoding alpha/beta hydrolase family protein: MDIIKEEHIVHNGERNIYGKWFFPKDKDIKGAVILSHGYNGIHDDFEYECTTFAENGYLAYAFDFSGGSVRTKSIGLKTTEMTVFTEKDDLLAVFKDISSNEKVSGKKLFLFGGSQGGFVSALALEELQNAVNAAALYYPAFNIPDDWRKNYPDADGIPEVTELMDMTLGKCYFEAIRNYNVFDHIGKYTNPLLIIYGDKDELVPMEAIRNAKEKYMDAKLVILNGEAHGFTHEGCRQAMKDIIDLFDKN; this comes from the coding sequence ATGGATATAATAAAAGAAGAACATATTGTTCATAATGGGGAAAGAAATATCTATGGCAAATGGTTTTTCCCTAAAGATAAAGATATAAAGGGTGCCGTTATTCTAAGTCATGGATATAATGGCATTCACGATGACTTTGAATATGAATGTACAACATTTGCCGAAAACGGTTATCTTGCGTATGCTTTTGATTTTAGTGGTGGATCTGTTAGAACAAAAAGCATCGGTCTTAAGACGACAGAAATGACTGTATTTACCGAGAAAGATGATCTGCTGGCGGTATTTAAGGATATTTCCTCCAATGAAAAAGTCTCTGGGAAGAAGCTGTTCCTTTTTGGCGGAAGCCAGGGCGGTTTTGTAAGCGCACTCGCCTTGGAAGAATTGCAGAATGCGGTAAATGCAGCAGCCTTATATTATCCGGCATTTAATATCCCGGATGATTGGCGTAAAAACTATCCTGATGCTGACGGTATTCCAGAGGTTACGGAGCTTATGGATATGACTCTTGGTAAATGTTATTTTGAAGCAATAAGAAATTATAATGTATTTGATCACATTGGAAAGTATACAAATCCATTACTTATCATATATGGCGATAAGGATGAGCTGGTACCAATGGAGGCAATTCGCAATGCGAAAGAAAAATACATGGATGCAAAACTGGTCATTCTGAATGGAGAAGCACATGGCTTTACACATGAAGGATGTAGGCAGGCTATGAAGGATATCATTGATTTATTTGATAAAAATTGA
- a CDS encoding response regulator transcription factor yields the protein MYKILIADDNELARTALKQSIKWDELGCELVAEASDGDSANEMIDEFVPDIALLDIKMPGKSGMDIVERLSGFDRKPLFIMVTAYDDFDYMRKGMQYGVWDYLLKPVDDFELMQVLHKAVNQLKEKTGREDHDQIDQELEKYKARLKETEEEIEEKLFHDAINGLKEPTERLFRICKEKYGIHDYALVLVSPENVQDKEWLQGFIESQKEIEASISSVVKGTWRKEGYLLLLSFKMARFSKEYNVQAIGIANDILHKNKERGYQVYITLSQASSSFDDITALFDQCIFAKNGRFFLENRTIVHYASLQSKSNNSDYFKMKALHELYDSCKESDGEISKKMDELLDQFKADDTYDVAYMKNNLIQAVMLMCYAVNEKTVNSDGFVDVQACIKELSQKESISDTFDWMREFAETIEKQLSNAQTISPQARSILDFLHSHYVEDITLEDVSEHIGITGTHVSRILKKETGETFVTCLNKIRTQEAVKLLKSGQYKVYEIAEMVGYSNYAYFYQTFKKYTGVSPKEYV from the coding sequence ATGTATAAGATACTTATTGCAGATGATAACGAACTGGCAAGGACAGCACTTAAACAATCTATCAAATGGGATGAATTAGGCTGTGAACTTGTGGCAGAGGCTTCTGACGGTGATAGTGCAAATGAAATGATAGATGAGTTCGTTCCTGATATAGCTTTGCTTGATATTAAAATGCCAGGGAAGAGTGGAATGGACATTGTAGAACGGTTGTCAGGATTCGATAGGAAACCACTTTTTATCATGGTAACTGCGTATGATGATTTTGATTACATGAGAAAAGGCATGCAATATGGAGTATGGGATTATCTTTTAAAACCGGTTGATGATTTTGAGTTAATGCAGGTACTGCATAAAGCAGTCAATCAATTGAAGGAAAAGACAGGAAGGGAAGATCATGACCAGATTGATCAGGAATTAGAAAAATATAAGGCAAGACTTAAAGAAACAGAGGAAGAGATAGAGGAAAAACTGTTTCATGACGCTATCAATGGCCTTAAAGAGCCAACTGAGAGATTGTTTAGGATATGCAAAGAAAAATATGGAATTCATGATTATGCGCTCGTTCTGGTTTCTCCGGAGAACGTTCAAGACAAAGAATGGCTTCAAGGCTTTATAGAATCACAAAAAGAGATTGAAGCAAGTATTAGCTCTGTTGTAAAAGGAACATGGAGAAAAGAAGGATATTTATTACTGCTTTCCTTTAAAATGGCAAGATTTTCCAAAGAGTATAATGTACAGGCTATAGGCATAGCAAACGATATCCTCCATAAGAATAAAGAGCGGGGATATCAGGTTTATATTACTTTAAGCCAGGCATCATCAAGTTTTGATGATATTACGGCATTGTTTGATCAATGTATATTTGCAAAGAATGGGAGGTTTTTCCTGGAAAACAGGACCATAGTCCATTATGCAAGCCTTCAGAGTAAAAGCAACAATTCTGATTATTTCAAGATGAAGGCATTACATGAACTATATGATTCATGTAAAGAATCAGATGGTGAGATCAGCAAAAAGATGGACGAATTATTAGATCAGTTCAAGGCTGACGATACATATGATGTGGCTTATATGAAAAATAACTTGATACAGGCAGTTATGCTCATGTGCTATGCTGTGAATGAAAAAACCGTTAATAGTGATGGATTTGTGGATGTACAGGCATGCATTAAAGAGCTGTCTCAAAAGGAAAGTATAAGCGACACGTTTGACTGGATGAGAGAGTTTGCTGAAACTATAGAAAAGCAATTATCCAATGCTCAGACTATTTCTCCACAAGCCCGTAGTATTCTGGATTTCCTACATTCGCACTATGTTGAAGACATAACTCTTGAGGATGTGTCTGAACATATAGGAATTACAGGTACACATGTAAGTCGGATATTAAAGAAAGAAACCGGTGAGACATTCGTGACTTGTCTTAATAAGATCAGAACTCAGGAAGCAGTAAAATTATTAAAAAGCGGGCAATATAAAGTATATGAGATAGCAGAGATGGTTGGTTACAGTAACTACGCATATTTTTATCAGACATTTAAAAAATATACAGGGGTATCTCCTAAGGAGTATGTTTAA
- a CDS encoding 5-methylcytosine restriction system specificity protein McrC, with the protein MLTDITLKSKDGRVLIIDAKYYGQQMQSNFDVQSYRNANLYQIFTYVKNWDKDQTGNVSGMLLYAKTGEEFQPVNQFSMGGNKIAVGTLDLNLPFAEISAQLEQIVEDYFEEAV; encoded by the coding sequence ATACTTACTGATATCACCCTTAAGTCCAAAGATGGAAGAGTACTGATCATAGATGCAAAGTATTATGGTCAGCAGATGCAGTCTAATTTTGATGTTCAGTCGTATAGAAATGCAAACCTATATCAGATTTTTACCTATGTTAAAAACTGGGATAAGGATCAAACTGGTAATGTATCAGGTATGCTGTTATATGCAAAGACAGGTGAAGAATTTCAGCCGGTTAATCAGTTCTCGATGGGTGGGAATAAGATAGCTGTAGGGACATTAGATCTTAATTTGCCATTTGCAGAAATATCAGCTCAGCTGGAACAGATAGTAGAAGATTATTTTGAAGAGGCGGTGTGA
- a CDS encoding carbohydrate ABC transporter permease, translating to MDVERIKAGPIDGVARVLFAQKKDESSLRAKRHGNKKMDIKSELVDLSFLMPAFLVLLFVILIPLVLGVQFTFTSWDGISPVKEYVGFKNFNTVFHDKDLLVPIKNTAIFTVITVVCVNLIGLGLALLVNKELKGLNIFKSIIFIPLVISLVLVSQMWMYVYNDFFSFIGLENPLVSKKYVMLGLCGMCIWKESGLAMMVYLAGLKGIPSDVMEAAVVDGANAWERFKNVTIPFLAPAFTYCIPLWLAGGLRMFDYATVATSGGPGDASTTMTYYIYKYLFPYNKVGYGQTVAMIYLVVCIVISTVITKQLRKREIDL from the coding sequence ATGGATGTTGAACGTATTAAGGCAGGACCTATAGATGGCGTTGCCAGGGTGCTTTTTGCGCAAAAAAAGGATGAAAGCTCGTTAAGAGCAAAAAGACATGGCAATAAAAAGATGGATATAAAAAGTGAATTAGTGGATCTGTCCTTTTTAATGCCAGCATTTTTGGTTCTATTATTTGTCATTCTGATTCCTTTAGTACTTGGAGTACAGTTTACTTTCACAAGTTGGGATGGGATCTCACCGGTTAAAGAGTATGTAGGATTTAAAAATTTTAATACAGTCTTTCATGATAAAGACCTTTTGGTTCCAATAAAAAACACAGCCATTTTCACAGTTATAACGGTTGTGTGCGTTAACCTTATAGGACTGGGGCTTGCACTTTTAGTTAACAAAGAGCTCAAAGGATTGAACATCTTTAAGAGTATTATATTTATCCCCCTTGTTATAAGTCTTGTTCTTGTATCACAAATGTGGATGTATGTATATAATGACTTCTTTTCATTTATAGGACTTGAAAATCCGTTAGTAAGCAAAAAATATGTAATGCTTGGATTGTGTGGAATGTGTATCTGGAAGGAATCAGGACTTGCTATGATGGTATACCTTGCCGGACTAAAGGGAATTCCTTCAGATGTTATGGAAGCAGCAGTTGTTGATGGGGCTAATGCCTGGGAAAGATTCAAAAACGTTACCATACCATTTCTGGCACCTGCATTTACATATTGCATACCACTATGGCTTGCCGGAGGGCTTAGAATGTTTGATTATGCCACGGTTGCAACCAGTGGTGGACCTGGTGATGCATCAACAACAATGACATATTATATTTACAAATACTTATTCCCATACAACAAAGTGGGTTATGGTCAGACGGTTGCAATGATCTATTTAGTAGTCTGTATTGTGATATCAACAGTTATAACAAAGCAGCTAAGAAAGAGGGAAATTGATCTATGA